One stretch of Arthrobacter polaris DNA includes these proteins:
- a CDS encoding acyl-CoA dehydrogenase family protein: MSIVETEEQQALRSAVRDIVRKYGAEYATKHARAGETMTELWQELGESGFLGVSIPEEYGGGGQGIYELAAVLEECSALGSSLIMMVVSPAICGTVIAKYGTDEQKQRWLPGFADGSIVMAFGITEPEAGSNSHNISTVARRDGDDWVLNGRKVYVTGVNNADYVLIVARTVDERSGRLRPAMFVLPRETPGFEYREVEMDIVESEKQYLLFLDDVRLPAGALVGGADAPXEALFAGLNPERIMASAIAVGTGRYAINKAVDYVKERQVWGQPIGAHQGIAHPLAKSHIEVELSRLMMLRAAALYDAGEDKAAGEAANMAKYSAAEASINALDTAIQSLGGNGLSKEYGLAQMLGLARIGRVAPVSREMVLNFVA, from the coding sequence ATGAGCATTGTTGAAACAGAAGAACAGCAGGCCCTGCGCAGCGCAGTGCGTGACATCGTGCGCAAATACGGGGCAGAATACGCCACCAAGCACGCCCGTGCTGGGGAAACCATGACCGAGCTATGGCAGGAACTCGGCGAGTCCGGATTTCTGGGCGTCTCCATACCGGAGGAATACGGCGGCGGCGGGCAGGGCATCTATGAACTGGCAGCAGTGCTTGAGGAGTGCTCCGCACTAGGGTCCTCCTTGATCATGATGGTGGTATCACCCGCCATTTGCGGCACCGTGATCGCTAAATACGGTACTGATGAGCAGAAACAGCGCTGGTTGCCCGGCTTTGCCGACGGCTCCATCGTCATGGCCTTTGGCATCACCGAACCTGAAGCCGGCTCCAACTCCCACAACATCTCAACCGTGGCCCGGCGCGACGGAGACGATTGGGTCCTGAACGGGCGCAAGGTCTACGTCACCGGAGTCAACAACGCCGACTACGTCCTCATAGTGGCCCGCACCGTGGATGAGCGCAGCGGGCGCCTACGCCCAGCCATGTTTGTGCTGCCGCGGGAAACTCCCGGCTTTGAATACCGGGAGGTGGAGATGGACATCGTCGAGTCTGAGAAGCAGTACCTGCTGTTCCTGGACGATGTTCGCCTACCTGCCGGGGCTCTGGTGGGAGGGGCGGATGCACCCNTGGAAGCCTTGTTTGCAGGTCTGAACCCCGAGCGCATCATGGCCTCGGCCATCGCCGTCGGAACCGGGCGCTACGCCATCAACAAGGCCGTTGATTACGTCAAGGAACGGCAAGTGTGGGGACAGCCCATCGGCGCGCACCAAGGCATTGCCCACCCGTTGGCCAAAAGCCATATTGAGGTTGAACTGAGCCGGCTCATGATGCTCCGTGCGGCAGCCCTGTACGACGCCGGCGAAGACAAGGCTGCCGGCGAGGCTGCCAACATGGCCAAGTACTCCGCTGCCGAGGCCAGTATCAACGCTCTCGACACCGCCATCCAGTCCTTGGGTGGGAATGGTTTGAGCAAGGAATATGGTCTGGCGCAGATGCTCGGCCTGGCCCGAATAGGCCGGGTGGCCCCGGTGAGCCGAGAGATGGTGCTGAACTTCGTGGCCTAA
- a CDS encoding biotin carboxylase N-terminal domain-containing protein: MRQPFTNAPTSAAPITRVLVANRGEIARRVFHSCRERGIGTVAVYSTADAEAXFVAEADTAVHLPGASAAETYLRGELIIAAALRARANAIHPGYGFLSENGDFARSVQAAGLIWIGPSPEAIDAMGTXISAKLLVAEGGVPVLSELDPATITEAQLPVLIKASAGGGGRGMRIVRAVADLPAELETARTEAASAFGDGTVFCEPYLETGHHVEVQIMADTHGTVWAVGERECSIQRRHQXVVEEAPSPLVERTXGMRAKLFAAAVAAAKAVNYVGAGTVEFLADDSGRFYFLETNTRLQVEHPVTECTTGLDLVALQLDVAAGLPWPXQPPAPQGSAIEVRLYAEDPAAGWAPQTGTVQRFDFAGLAANFAVPTRERGLRLDSAVEAGSTVSIHYDPMLAKLIAWAPTRVEAARSLAQALSRARIHGVRTNRDLLVNILRHEDFLAGATDTAFLPTHGLEVLAAXVAGADEEXAAALAAALAAASLRREQALALRLLPSGWRNLRSMPQHTTLIGPAGXHNVSYEITRDGLAAEGFGGAAVVQLSAEKVSLELDGLVRSWTVAHYATSAGTVLEVDGDGGSITFREVEHFPDPSLAVAAGSLTAXMPGAVVNVHVAAXDQVTAGQPLLVLEAMKMLHTIGAPADGIVAELHVTVGQNVDVGMVLAVVEAQLE, encoded by the coding sequence ATGCGCCAACCCTTCACCAACGCGCCCACCAGTGCAGCGCCGATCACCCGTGTGCTCGTGGCCAACCGTGGCGAAATTGCCCGCCGCGTGTTCCACAGCTGCCGCGAGCGCGGCATCGGCACTGTCGCTGTGTATTCCACGGCCGACGCCGAAGCCNCCTTCGTAGCGGAGGCCGACACCGCGGTGCACCTGCCAGGGGCTAGTGCCGCTGAAACGTACCTGCGCGGGGAGCTCATCATTGCCGCCGCTCTGCGGGCCCGGGCGAACGCCATCCACCCGGGGTATGGGTTCTTGTCTGAGAACGGCGATTTTGCCAGGAGTGTTCAAGCTGCCGGGCTGATCTGGATTGGACCGTCCCCGGAAGCCATTGATGCCATGGGGACANAGATTTCAGCCAAGCTCCTGGTGGCAGAAGGTGGAGTGCCGGTGCTGAGCGAGTTGGACCCTGCCACTATCACCGAGGCGCAGCTGCCCGTGCTCATTAAGGCCTCCGCCGGTGGTGGCGGCCGCGGTATGCGCATAGTGCGCGCAGTGGCAGATTTGCCAGCCGAACTTGAGACTGCCCGTACAGAAGCGGCGAGCGCCTTCGGTGATGGAACTGTCTTTTGCGAGCCGTACCTGGAAACCGGCCACCACGTTGAAGTGCAAATCATGGCTGACACCCACGGCACCGTCTGGGCGGTAGGGGAGCGCGAATGCTCCATCCAGCGGCGGCACCAANAAGTTGTGGAAGAGGCGCCTTCACCGTTGGTGGAGCGAACCNCCGGTATGCGTGCGAAGTTGTTTGCGGCGGCCGTTGCGGCGGCCAAGGCTGTCAACTACGTGGGTGCCGGAACGGTGGAATTCTTAGCCGATGACTCCGGACGCTTTTACTTCCTCGAGACCAACACGCGCCTGCAGGTGGAACACCCCGTCACCGAGTGCACCACCGGGTTGGACCTGGTGGCGCTTCAGCTTGACGTGGCAGCAGGGTTGCCTTGGCCGNAACAACCACCTGCACCACAGGGCTCCGCCATTGAGGTGCGCCTCTATGCTGAGGATCCTGCCGCTGGCTGGGCCCCGCAGACCGGGACGGTGCAGCGCTTCGACTTTGCTGGGCTGGCTGCCAACTTTGCGGTACCCACCCGTGAGCGCGGGCTGCGTTTGGACTCCGCTGTGGAAGCTGGCTCCACCGTCTCTATCCATTACGATCCCATGCTGGCCAAGCTCATTGCCTGGGCGCCCACCCGGGTGGAGGCGGCCCGCTCACTGGCTCAGGCATTGTCCCGTGCACGGATCCACGGTGTCCGTACTAACCGGGACCTGCTGGTGAACATCCTGCGACACGAGGACTTTCTCGCCGGTGCAACAGATACCGCATTCCTGCCCACTCACGGGCTCGAGGTATTGGCGGCCNCCGTGGCCGGAGCGGACGAGGAANAAGCAGCGGCGCTCGCAGCAGCCCTTGCGGCAGCGTCGTTGCGCCGCGAACAAGCCCTCGCGCTGAGGCTACTACCCAGCGGTTGGCGGAACCTGCGGTCCATGCCACAGCACACCACGCTGATAGGCCCGGCCGGGNAACACAACGTGTCATATGAGATCACCCGAGACGGGCTGGCCGCAGAGGGGTTCGGAGGTGCCGCCGTGGTCCAGCTCAGTGCCGAGAAGGTGAGCCTGGAGCTGGATGGACTAGTGCGTTCCTGGACGGTAGCTCACTACGCCACTTCCGCCGGGACTGTTCTTGAGGTTGACGGCGACGGCGGCTCCATCACCTTCAGGGAGGTGGAGCATTTCCCGGACCCCAGCCTTGCCGTGGCGGCAGGTTCCCTGACAGCCNCCATGCCCGGCGCTGTGGTGAACGTGCATGTCGCTGCGNGGGATCAGGTGACGGCGGGTCAGCCGCTTCTGGTGTTGGAAGCCATGAAGATGCTGCACACCATCGGGGCACCAGCGGACGGGATTGTTGCCGAACTGCACGTCACTGTGGGACAAAACGTCGACGTGGGCATGGTCCTGGCAGTCGTGGAAGCGCAGCTTGAATGA
- a CDS encoding acyl-CoA carboxylase subunit beta: protein MSVLRTTIDPLSADFTANRAAMVQKLTELDGEYAKVRQSGGEKAVTRHRKRGKLLARERVEMLVDRDSPXLELSPLAAWGTKFHVGASVVTGIGVVEGVECLIVAHEPTVKGGTSNPYTTKKIFRALDIARENRLPVISLVESGGADLPTQSEIFIPGGKLFRDLTRLSAAGIPXIALVFGNSTAGGAYVPGMSDHIVMIKERSKVFLAGPPLVKMATXEESDDESLGGADMHARISGLADYYALDEMDALRIGRRIVARLNWVXKGATPAVSQEPRLAEEELLGIVPSDLKIPFDPREVIARVVDGSDFDEFKALYGTSLVTGWARIYGHPVGILANARGVLFSAEAQXAAQFIQLANSANTXLLFLHNTTGYMVGKEYEQAGIIKHGSMMINAVSNSTVPHLSVLMGASFGAGHYGMCGRAFDPRFLFSWPSARSSVMXAAQLAGVMSIVGRAAAASSGRDFDEDADAAMRSAVEAQIEAESLPTFLSGKLYDDGIIDXRDTRNVLGLALSAIATTEIKGAEGFGVFRM from the coding sequence GTGAGCGTTTTGCGCACAACCATTGACCCGCTCAGTGCCGACTTCACCGCCAATAGGGCGGCCATGGTTCAGAAGCTGACCGAGCTCGACGGCGAATACGCCAAGGTGCGCCAAAGTGGAGGCGAAAAGGCGGTCACCAGGCACCGCAAACGCGGGAAGCTGCTGGCCCGCGAGCGGGTTGAAATGCTCGTTGACAGGGACTCTCCTNTTCTTGAGCTCTCGCCCTTGGCCGCGTGGGGCACTAAATTCCATGTGGGTGCCAGTGTCGTGACGGGCATTGGCGTGGTGGAAGGTGTGGAGTGCTTGATTGTGGCGCACGAGCCCACCGTCAAGGGTGGTACCTCGAACCCGTACACCACCAAGAAAATCTTCCGCGCCCTGGACATCGCCAGGGAGAACCGGCTGCCGGTGATCTCACTGGTTGAATCAGGCGGAGCGGATCTGCCCACGCAGAGCGAAATCTTCATTCCCGGCGGCAAGCTGTTCCGGGACCTCACCCGGCTTTCGGCCGCAGGAATTCCANCCATCGCACTGGTGTTTGGCAACTCCACGGCTGGGGGCGCGTACGTTCCTGGCATGAGTGATCACATTGTCATGATCAAGGAACGTTCCAAGGTTTTCCTGGCCGGCCCACCGCTGGTGAAGATGGCCACGNGGGAGGAATCAGATGACGAATCCCTCGGCGGTGCTGACATGCACGCCCGCATCTCCGGACTTGCGGATTACTACGCACTGGATGAGATGGATGCGCTGCGTATTGGCCGGCGGATTGTGGCACGGCTCAACTGGGTTANNAAGGGTGCAACGCCTGCCGTCTCCCAAGAGCCCCGACTGGCTGAGGAAGAGCTATTGGGGATCGTCCCCTCAGACCTGAAGATCCCCTTCGATCCCCGTGAGGTCATCGCGCGGGTTGTTGATGGCAGTGACTTCGATGAGTTCAAGGCGCTGTACGGCACGTCCTTGGTGACGGGTTGGGCCAGGATCTATGGCCACCCGGTGGGTATCCTGGCCAATGCGCGCGGCGTGCTGTTCTCCGCCGAGGCGCAANAAGCCGCCCAATTCATCCAGCTCGCCAACTCCGCCAACACCNCGCTGCTGTTCCTGCACAACACCACCGGCTACATGGTGGGCAAGGAATACGAGCAGGCCGGGATCATCAAGCACGGTTCCATGATGATCAACGCCGTCTCCAACTCCACCGTCCCGCACCTGTCAGTTCTGATGGGTGCATCCTTCGGGGCAGGGCATTACGGCATGTGCGGGCGAGCCTTTGATCCGCGATTCCTGTTCTCCTGGCCCAGCGCCCGATCCTCCGTCATGNGGGCCGCGCAACTGGCAGGCGTCATGTCCATTGTGGGCAGGGCCGCGGCAGCATCCAGCGGACGCGACTTTGATGAGGACGCCGACGCCGCCATGCGCTCGGCCGTTGAGGCGCAGATCGAGGCGGAGTCGCTGCCCACTTTCCTCTCCGGGAAGTTGTACGACGACGGCATCATCGACNCCCGCGACACCCGCAATGTTTTGGGCCTGGCACTTTCTGCCATCGCCACCACCGAAATCAAGGGCGCCGAGGGCTTCGGCGTCTTCCGGATGTGA
- a CDS encoding acyclic terpene utilization AtuA family protein, whose amino-acid sequence MSTLRVANASGFYGDRAGAFREMLEGGPVDVITGDYLAELTMLILARDRAKDPSTGYAKTFLAEMRESLALAMXKGVKIVVNAGGLNPAGLAAKLQELTAMLGVDAKIAHVYGDDLIDRAAELGFGTPAGSPLSANAYLGGWGIAAALGRRADVVVTGRVTDASLVVGAAAHHFGWQPTDYDKIAGSMAAGHVIECGTQATGGNYAFFDTIKDMHRPGFPIAEISSDGSSVITKHPGTSGAVSKGTVTAQLVYEITGARYAGPDAVLRLDSIALDDDGPDRVRLSGVRXEAPPDTLKVSINELGGYRNEVTFVLTGLDIDXKAALIKSQLAEVVPEGTRWSLARTDHPDADNCEESSAMLHCVARGTDPALVGRAFSNAAVQIGLASYPGFHLTSPXGNAAPYGIYRPGWVAASEVPHKVVLPDGTEILLPPPSGTVTSAVALAPVPEPELPSLPQSGTTTRAPLGRVAAARSGDKGGDANVGVWVEHEQAWPWLVNTLSVETLXELLPETQALEIERHVLPKLHAVNFVIRGLLGEGVASNARFDAQAKALGEWLRARHLPIPEELL is encoded by the coding sequence ATGAGTACGCTGCGCGTTGCCAACGCCTCCGGATTCTACGGTGACAGGGCCGGGGCCTTCAGGGAGATGCTTGAGGGTGGCCCGGTGGATGTTATTACCGGGGACTACCTTGCCGAGCTGACCATGCTGATCCTGGCCCGCGACCGGGCCAAGGACCCATCCACCGGTTACGCGAAAACGTTCCTGGCTGAGATGCGCGAAAGCCTCGCGTTGGCGATGGANAAGGGCGTAAAGATTGTGGTCAACGCCGGAGGGCTCAACCCNGCAGGATTGGCGGCCAAGCTCCAAGAACTGACAGCCATGCTGGGTGTGGACGCCAAAATTGCCCACGTGTACGGCGATGACCTCATTGACCGTGCCGCAGAGTTGGGTTTCGGCACGCCAGCTGGAAGCCCACTTTCTGCCAATGCCTACCTGGGTGGCTGGGGCATCGCCGCAGCCCTNGGGCGCAGGGCTGACGTTGTGGTCACCGGCCGCGTCACCGATGCCTCACTGGTGGTGGGTGCTGCCGCGCACCATTTCGGTTGGCAGCCCACCGACTATGACAAAATCGCCGGGTCCATGGCTGCCGGGCACGTTATTGAGTGCGGCACCCAAGCAACCGGTGGAAACTACGCCTTCTTTGACACCATCAAGGACATGCACCGCCCCGGTTTCCCCATCGCCGAGATTTCCAGTGACGGATCGTCCGTGATCACCAAGCACCCGGGTACCTCCGGGGCAGTTAGCAAAGGCACCGTCACCGCGCAACTCGTCTACGAGATCACCGGCGCCCGCTATGCCGGACCGGACGCTGTGCTACGTCTTGACTCCATTGCCCTTGACGACGACGGCCCGGACCGGGTGCGACTCTCCGGTGTGCGNNGGGAGGCGCCGCCGGACACGCTGAAGGTCTCCATCAACGAGTTGGGTGGCTACCGCAACGAGGTGACGTTCGTGCTAACCGGACTGGATATTGACAANAAAGCGGCACTGATCAAAAGCCAGCTCGCGGAGGTAGTTCCCGAAGGCACACGCTGGAGCCTTGCCCGCACCGATCACCCTGATGCGGACAACTGCGAAGAGTCCAGCGCCATGCTCCATTGCGTAGCTCGCGGCACCGACCCCGCGCTGGTGGGCCGTGCGTTCTCCAACGCGGCCGTGCAGATTGGCCTGGCCAGCTACCCGGGTTTCCATCTCACCTCACCNNCCGGCAATGCCGCACCGTACGGTATCTACCGGCCCGGCTGGGTTGCCGCCAGCGAAGTCCCACACAAGGTTGTGCTGCCTGACGGTACCGAAATCCTGCTCCCGCCCCCNAGCGGAACTGTCACTTCCGCCGTCGCACTGGCACCGGTTCCCGAGCCGGAACTGCCATCATTGCCGCAGTCAGGAACGACGACGCGTGCCCCACTGGGCCGGGTGGCGGCGGCCCGCAGCGGGGATAAAGGCGGGGACGCCAACGTCGGTGTGTGGGTTGAGCACGAACAGGCGTGGCCCTGGCTGGTCAACACCTTGAGTGTGGAAACGCTCAGNGAGCTGTTGCCGGAAACTCAGGCATTGGAAATCGAACGGCATGTGCTGCCAAAACTGCACGCCGTGAACTTTGTTATTCGTGGCCTGCTCGGTGAAGGTGTGGCCTCCAACGCCCGCTTTGACGCGCAGGCCAAGGCTTTGGGCGAATGGCTTCGGGCCCGCCACCTACCGATTCCGGAGGAATTACTGTGA
- a CDS encoding TIGR03084 family metal-binding protein produces the protein MVDVVDVLADFESESAALDEILLALTDADWSRSTPAPGWSISHQIGHLAWTDGAVNDAVAAANGAPAAFAALTADLSSGXVSIDSAAAELASLPPTQLLEQWRHGRRRMATSLSTLAPGTKLEWFGPPMSAASMATARIMETWAHGQDIADALGITREPTDRLRHIAHLAVRTRDFAFKANKQIPPEHEFRVELESPSGELWTWGPVDAADRVTGTALDFALLATQRRHRDDLSLSAQGPQAEKWLDIVQAFAGPPGEGRQPEGRQPAGRQPANTATGAPTAEPSA, from the coding sequence ATGGTGGATGTTGTGGATGTTCTGGCCGACTTTGAATCTGAATCGGCAGCCCTTGATGAGATTTTGCTGGCCTTGACCGATGCCGATTGGTCCCGTTCCACGCCTGCTCCCGGTTGGAGCATCAGCCACCAAATTGGCCATCTGGCGTGGACAGATGGTGCCGTCAATGACGCCGTGGCGGCTGCCAACGGAGCTCCTGCTGCCTTTGCGGCCCTCACGGCGGATCTGAGCTCAGGGNCAGTCTCCATTGACTCGGCCGCTGCGGAGCTGGCTTCCCTGCCGCCAACGCAATTGCTGGAGCAGTGGAGGCATGGCCGACGCCGGATGGCAACGTCCCTGAGTACTCTTGCCCCGGGCACCAAGCTGGAGTGGTTTGGGCCGCCCATGAGCGCCGCCTCCATGGCGACCGCCCGCATCATGGAAACGTGGGCCCACGGCCAAGACATTGCTGATGCCTTGGGCATTACCCGTGAGCCCACAGACAGGCTGCGCCACATTGCACATTTGGCCGTGCGGACCCGCGACTTTGCCTTCAAGGCGAACAAGCAGATCCCGCCCGAACATGAATTCAGGGTTGAGCTTGAAAGCCCCTCCGGTGAATTGTGGACCTGGGGTCCAGTCGATGCCGCTGACCGGGTCACGGGCACGGCTCTTGACTTTGCCCTCCTGGCAACCCAACGCCGGCACCGCGACGATCTGTCGCTGTCAGCGCAAGGACCACAGGCGGAGAAATGGCTGGATATTGTGCAGGCATTTGCCGGTCCTCCCGGAGAGGGACGGCAGCCTGAGGGACGGCAGCCTGCGGGACGGCAGCCTGCTAACACCGCCACCGGAGCCCCCACCGCTGAGCCCTCCGCATGA